Proteins co-encoded in one Terriglobia bacterium genomic window:
- a CDS encoding arsenite methyltransferase yields the protein MSTEDVKKVVREKYGQAALKVISGSKGGCCGAAPAEQRCADPITSNLYDPNQVEHLPDTAVLSSLGCGNPTALAELKPGDVVLDLGSGGGIDVLLSAKRVGPAGKAYGLDMTDEMLALAEENKRKAGVANVEFLKGEIENIPLPDNSVDVIISNCVINLSANKDRVLAEAFRVLKPGGRFAVSDVVTRGEMLPAIRKSVLLWVGCVAGALEENEYRTKLAAAGFEQIDIVPTRIYRTKDALSFLLDKGIDVDAIGPQVDGKFLSAFIRATKPATGR from the coding sequence ATGAGTACCGAAGACGTCAAAAAAGTGGTGAGAGAAAAATATGGGCAAGCAGCCCTCAAAGTCATCAGCGGCAGCAAGGGTGGGTGTTGCGGAGCGGCTCCGGCGGAACAGCGTTGTGCCGATCCGATCACGAGCAATCTGTATGATCCCAACCAGGTAGAGCACTTGCCGGATACCGCCGTGCTCTCATCCCTTGGTTGCGGCAACCCCACCGCGCTGGCGGAACTGAAACCGGGCGACGTGGTGCTCGACTTGGGATCGGGTGGCGGCATCGACGTTCTGCTGTCCGCGAAACGTGTCGGTCCGGCGGGGAAGGCCTACGGTCTGGACATGACCGACGAAATGCTGGCTCTTGCGGAGGAGAACAAACGCAAAGCCGGAGTGGCCAACGTGGAGTTTCTGAAGGGCGAAATTGAAAACATCCCACTCCCGGATAATTCGGTCGACGTGATCATCTCGAACTGTGTCATCAACCTTTCGGCCAACAAGGACCGGGTTCTGGCGGAGGCGTTTCGGGTATTGAAGCCTGGCGGCCGCTTCGCGGTATCCGACGTGGTCACCAGGGGCGAAATGCTCCCGGCGATACGCAAAAGCGTCCTGTTGTGGGTGGGATGCGTAGCCGGGGCCCTGGAAGAGAACGAGTACCGGACCAAGCTGGCCGCCGCGGGCTTCGAGCAGATCGACATCGTGCCTACCCGCATCTATCGGACCAAGGACGCCCTCTCGTTCCTCCTTGACAAAGGCATCGACGTGGATGCCATCGGGCCGCAGGTAGACGGGAAATTCCTGAGCGCGTTCATCCGCGCCACCAAGCCGGCCACGGGAAGGTGA
- a CDS encoding metalloregulator ArsR/SmtB family transcription factor, translating into MAREESELIARYADMLAAMGTESRLRIVRVLLAAHPEGMVVGEIQEELGIAPSNLSHHLEKLKNEDLIAVKREGTFLRYTANTETLQELLRFLYAECCTRSKAIEPEKIIHISR; encoded by the coding sequence ATGGCAAGAGAAGAGTCTGAACTGATCGCGCGCTACGCCGACATGCTCGCCGCCATGGGGACCGAGTCGCGGCTCCGGATCGTGCGGGTGCTGCTGGCGGCGCACCCGGAAGGCATGGTCGTGGGAGAGATTCAGGAGGAGCTGGGGATCGCGCCTTCCAACCTGTCCCACCATCTTGAGAAGCTGAAGAACGAGGACCTGATCGCAGTAAAACGGGAAGGCACGTTTTTGCGTTACACTGCCAACACGGAGACTCTGCAGGAGCTGTTGCGCTTTCTTTATGCCGAATGCTGTACGCGCTCGAAAGCAATCGAGCCCGAAAAAATCATCCATATCAGCAGGTAG